In Paenibacillus sonchi, a single genomic region encodes these proteins:
- a CDS encoding LacI family DNA-binding transcriptional regulator, whose product MITIKDIARVAGVSHTTVSRALNGSPLIKKVTRDKIEKIAAEMNYVPNYSAKSLVTKRSFTIGLFFSSIEQGTSASFLVDAIKGISHILDENFNLTVNGIDGVHNFGNIQPQRFDGILVMSQSDEDNAFIYHVKKMGIPLVVLNRQLEDPGIMNVVANDREGVKEAIDYAVRQGHRKLAIIEGKPGFKSSSERKQGFMDSLIAHRLPLNSGYFAAGDYSIESGYAAMAALLQLEDPPTAVFCSNDDMAIGAMNACYAHKADVPGQISLLGFDDIMFSRYTNPALTTVRKPITEISELGTKMLVQLLQQPEAKPQQLFVNTSLVIRQTVAELQQQ is encoded by the coding sequence ATGATCACCATCAAAGACATTGCACGTGTCGCCGGCGTCTCCCATACCACCGTTTCCCGGGCGCTGAACGGCAGCCCGCTGATCAAGAAGGTCACCCGGGACAAAATAGAAAAAATCGCTGCAGAAATGAATTACGTCCCCAATTACAGCGCCAAGAGCCTGGTGACCAAAAGATCCTTCACCATTGGCCTGTTTTTTTCCAGCATTGAGCAAGGGACCTCGGCCAGCTTCCTGGTGGATGCCATCAAGGGAATCAGCCACATCCTGGATGAGAACTTCAACCTGACGGTCAACGGTATTGACGGCGTTCATAACTTTGGCAACATTCAGCCGCAGCGTTTTGACGGCATTCTGGTCATGAGCCAGAGCGACGAGGACAATGCCTTCATCTATCATGTAAAGAAGATGGGCATTCCACTGGTCGTGCTGAACCGCCAGCTTGAAGACCCCGGCATTATGAACGTGGTGGCAAATGACCGCGAAGGCGTGAAGGAAGCCATCGATTATGCCGTCCGCCAGGGACACCGGAAACTCGCTATTATCGAAGGCAAACCCGGCTTCAAGTCTTCGAGCGAGCGCAAGCAGGGTTTCATGGACAGCCTGATTGCCCATCGCCTTCCGCTGAACTCCGGTTATTTTGCGGCAGGTGATTACAGCATTGAGAGCGGTTATGCGGCTATGGCTGCCCTGCTCCAGCTGGAAGATCCGCCGACAGCCGTATTCTGCTCCAATGACGACATGGCAATTGGCGCGATGAATGCCTGCTACGCCCACAAGGCCGATGTTCCGGGGCAGATTTCCCTGCTTGGATTCGATGATATCATGTTCTCCCGGTATACGAATCCCGCCTTGACCACGGTCCGCAAACCGATAACAGAAATCAGCGAGCTTGGCACCAAAATGCTGGTCCAGCTGCTTCAGCAGCCGGAGGCCAAACCCCAGCAGCTGTTCGTGAACACATCGTTAGTCATACGCCAGACGGTAGCTGAATTACAGCAGCAATGA